Proteins from one Panicum virgatum strain AP13 chromosome 7K, P.virgatum_v5, whole genome shotgun sequence genomic window:
- the LOC120639878 gene encoding berberine bridge enzyme-like Cyn d 4 translates to MTTTPRILHLFLLILCVLSGQTTSSSSSASSDIDAFLGCLSADIPPRLVHTPATNSYNALLLSSVRNLRYVLPGTARPVVIVAATEPAHVQTTVLCGRRHSVRIRTRSGGHDYEGLSYASLDPGQRFAVLDLAELRAIHIDAARAEAWVGSGASLGELYYALGAANRTLAFPAGSCPTVCFGGHLSGGGFGSLARKYGLSADNVLDAVVVDAQGRLLNRSTMGEDLFWAIRGGGGSFGVVLSWKVRLVRVPETVTVFGIRRFRNQSAVDLITRWQDIAPALPRDLYLRVLVQNPQADFVALFLGRCGRLARIMQRRFPDLGMTRADCQEISWVQSTIFIEFFTTAKPLEVLLDRSNKPDYYLKVKSDHVQEAIPRHAWESIWAKWLDEPGTPPIMLDPYGGRMGSISPSATPFPHRNYLYQLQVYSFWFENGTEALEKRISWVRGVHEELEPYVSRNPRAVYVNYRDLDLGTNGLEGNVTSYEKARVWGEKYFKGNFKRLAAVKRKVDPHDFFRNEQSIPPLPAAAKE, encoded by the coding sequence ATGACAACAACACCAAGAATCTTACACCTTTTCCTACTGATCCTTTGCGTCCTCTCCGGCCAAAcaacgtcgtcgtcgtcttcagCTTCCAGCGACATCGATGCATTCCTCGGCTGCCTCTCCGCGGACATCCCGCCTCGCCTCGTCCACACCCCAGCAACCAACTCCTACAACGCGCTCCTTCTCTCCTCCGTCCGGAACCTCCGCTACGTGTTGCCGGGCACTGCGAGGCCCGTCGTGATCGTTGCGGCCACCGAGCCCGCCCATGTGCAGACCACTGTTCTGTGTGGCCGCCGCCATAGCGTCCGCATCCGCACGCGGAGCGGCGGCCACGACTACGAGGGCCTCTCCTACGCCTCCCTCGACCCGGGCCAGCGGTTCGCTGTGCTCGACCTCGCCGAGCTCCGCGCGATCCACATCGACGCCGCACGAGCTGAGGCCTGGGTCGGGTCAGGCGCCTCCCTCGGCGAGCTCTACTACGCCCTCGGCGCTGCCAACCGCACGCTGGCCTTCCCCGCGGGCTCCTGTCCCACCGTTTGCTTCGGCGGCCACCTGAGCGGCGGCGGGTTCGGCTCGCTGGCGCGCAAGTACGGCCTCTCCGCGGACAACGTCCTCGACGCCGTGGTCGTGGACGCCCAGGGGAGACTACTGAACAGAAGCACCATGGGGGAAGACCTCTTCTGGGCcatccggggcggcggcgggagcttcGGCGTCGTCCTGTCCTGGAAGGTGCGGCTCGTGCGCGTGCCGGAGACCGTAACCGTGTTCGGCATCCGGCGGTTCAGAAACCAGTCCGCCGTCGACCTCATCACCAGATGGCAAGACATCGCGCCGGCGCTGCCCAGGGACCTGTACCTCCGCGTCCTCGTGCAGAACCCGCAGGCGGACTTCGTGGCCCTGTTCCTCGGCCGGTGCGGTCGCCTCGCCCGCATCATGCAGCGTCGCTTCCCAGATCTTGGGATGACGCGAGCGGACTGCCAGGAGATAAGCTGGGTCCAATCCACCATCTTCATCGAGTTCTTCACGACCGCCAAGCCACTCGAGGTGCTGCTGGACAGGAGCAACAAGCCAGACTACTACCTCAAGGTGAAGTCCGACCACGTGCAGGAAGCCATCCCAAGGCACGCGTGGGAGAGCATATGGGCCAAGTGGCTTGACGAGCCCGGGACGCCGCCGATCATGCTGGATCCCTACGGCGGCCGGATGGGCAGCATCTCACCGTCGGCGACGCCGTTCCCGCACCGGAACTACCTCTACCAGCTCCAGGTCTACTCGTTCTGGTTCGAGAATGGGACAGAAGCACTGGAGAAGCGGATCAGCTGGGTCAGGGGAGTGCACGAGGAGCTGGAGCCGTACGTGTCCAGGAACCCAAGAGCTGTGTATGTGAACTACAGGGACTTGGACCTGGGGACGAATGGATTGGAGGGTAACGTGACCAGTTACGAGAAGGCCAGAGTTTGGGGGGAGAAGTATTTCAAAGGTAATTTCAAGAGGTTGGCTGCCGTGAAGAGAAAGGTGGATCCACATGATTTCTTCAGGAATGAGCAGAGCATCCCTCCCCTTCCAGCAGCAGCTAAAGAGTAG